In Belonocnema kinseyi isolate 2016_QV_RU_SX_M_011 chromosome 4, B_treatae_v1, whole genome shotgun sequence, a single window of DNA contains:
- the LOC117171420 gene encoding putative gustatory receptor 28b isoform X2, protein MDSFMDLSRLWALADWLNGWFPIIVHKVNICLYLNLVWMLGVRFKALNERLIFIVKSSYANSQVILSSEEPAVMLRTIGNIHSQFCKIGHSFNFIFIITLVTSALEIFVFVTLSFYSFIVEMKNDKDLLHLISCTCLILTCSFPMITIVIICNWTKKQACAAAKLIYKIKVQGNNNVLSELIQVFSMQMQHQQLAFSVGGLFTLDPALLQAIMGAITTNLIILVQFGQLENILSKKG, encoded by the exons ATGGACTCCTTTATGGACTTGAGTAG ATTGTGGGCCTTAGCGGACTGGTTGAATGGATGGTTTCCAATTATTGTTCACAAAGTTAACATTTGTTTATACCTTAATCTAGTTTGGATGCTTGGAGTCAGGTTTAAGGCTCTCAATGAAAGACtaatatttatagtaaaatctTCTTATGCAAATTCTCAG GTCATTTTGAGTTCTGAGGAACCTGCTGTAATGCTTCGTACAATAGGAAATATTCATTCTCAATTCTGCAAGATTGGAcacagttttaattttattttcatcataaCTTTG gttACCAGtgctcttgaaatttttgttttcgtcACCTTGAGTTTTTACAGTTTCATTGTAGAAATGAAAAATGACAAAGATTTGTTACATTTAATAAGCTGTACCTGTTTAATATTAACATGTAGTTTTCCGatgataaccattgttataatATGCAATTGGacaaaaaaacag GCCTGTGCTGCGGCGAAGCtcatatataaaataaaagtgcAAGGAAATAACAATGTTCTTTCAGAGCTG ATACAAGTATTTTCAATGCAAATGCAACATCAGCAATTGGCGTTCTCTGTGGGAGGGCTGTTTACTCTCGATCCCGCTCTTTTACAGGCA attatggGTGCTATAACTACGAActtaatcattttagttcaatttggccaattagaaaatattctttcaaaaaaaggttaa
- the LOC117171420 gene encoding putative gustatory receptor 28b isoform X1, producing the protein MDSFMDLSRLWALADWLNGWFPIIVHKVNICLYLNLVWMLGVRFKALNERLIFIVKSSYANSQVILSSEEPAVMLRTIGNIHSQFCKIGHSFNFIFIITLVTSALEIFVFVTLSFYSFIVEMKNDKDLLHLISCTCLILTCSFPMITIVIICNWTKKQACAAAKLIYKIKVQGNNNVLSELVYIQVFSMQMQHQQLAFSVGGLFTLDPALLQAIMGAITTNLIILVQFGQLENILSKKG; encoded by the exons ATGGACTCCTTTATGGACTTGAGTAG ATTGTGGGCCTTAGCGGACTGGTTGAATGGATGGTTTCCAATTATTGTTCACAAAGTTAACATTTGTTTATACCTTAATCTAGTTTGGATGCTTGGAGTCAGGTTTAAGGCTCTCAATGAAAGACtaatatttatagtaaaatctTCTTATGCAAATTCTCAG GTCATTTTGAGTTCTGAGGAACCTGCTGTAATGCTTCGTACAATAGGAAATATTCATTCTCAATTCTGCAAGATTGGAcacagttttaattttattttcatcataaCTTTG gttACCAGtgctcttgaaatttttgttttcgtcACCTTGAGTTTTTACAGTTTCATTGTAGAAATGAAAAATGACAAAGATTTGTTACATTTAATAAGCTGTACCTGTTTAATATTAACATGTAGTTTTCCGatgataaccattgttataatATGCAATTGGacaaaaaaacag GCCTGTGCTGCGGCGAAGCtcatatataaaataaaagtgcAAGGAAATAACAATGTTCTTTCAGAGCTGGTAtat ATACAAGTATTTTCAATGCAAATGCAACATCAGCAATTGGCGTTCTCTGTGGGAGGGCTGTTTACTCTCGATCCCGCTCTTTTACAGGCA attatggGTGCTATAACTACGAActtaatcattttagttcaatttggccaattagaaaatattctttcaaaaaaaggttaa